A region from the Mustela erminea isolate mMusErm1 chromosome 10, mMusErm1.Pri, whole genome shotgun sequence genome encodes:
- the LOC116567861 gene encoding LOW QUALITY PROTEIN: olfactory receptor 2B6-like (The sequence of the model RefSeq protein was modified relative to this genomic sequence to represent the inferred CDS: substituted 1 base at 1 genomic stop codon), with protein sequence MHSXGWRNDTTVTEFIFLGFSRNPRTNWILFFLFLFLYLFTVLGNGLIVTLIRVYARLHTPMYFFLSILSVLDLSYATTTVPQMLVHLISKRKTISYIGCVVQMYIFLTLGITETWIFAAIAYDRYVAICYPFHYGVKMGQTLCVVLAVSSALCDLTCALVYTVFAMNLPYCGPNEINHFFCEIPAVLKLACADTSLNDQVYFILGFLLLLIPLSLILTSYVCMFMAILKILSTQGGIKAFSTCASHITVVSMFCIPCMVVYMRPGSEASPEDDKKLALFYNVISAFLNPIIYNLWNKDVKRTFLKLIGMSEDGQ encoded by the coding sequence ATGCATAGCTGAGGCTGGAGAAATGACACTACTGTAACTGAGTTTATCTTCCTGGGCTTCTCCAGAAATCCCAGGACCAACTGgatccttttcttcctcttcctatttctttacttatttacaGTCCTGGGCAATGGGCTCATTGTTACCCTGATCAGAGTATATGCACGTCtacacacccccatgtacttcttcctcagcaTCCTTTCTGTACTGGATCTTAGCTATGCCACCACCACAGTGCCCCAGATGTTGGTCCATCTAATAAGCAAGAGAAAGACCATATCTTATATTGGGTGTGTGGTCCAGATGTacattttcctgaccttaggcATCACTGAGACCTGGATTTTTGCAGCCATTGCCTATGACAGATACGTTGCCATCTGCTATCCATTCCATTATGGGGTCAAGATGGGTCAAACCCTGTGTGTAGTCCTGGCAGTCAGCTCTGCCCTTTGTGATCTCACCTGCGCCCTTGTCTACACAGTCTTTGCAATGAATCTGCCCTACTGTGGCCCCAATGAAATCAACCACTTCTTTTGTGAAATTCCTGCTGTCTTGAAGTTGGCCTGTGCAGATACATCCCTCAATGACCAAGTGTACTTTATCTTAGGTTTCCTCTTGCTCCTGATCCCATTATCTCTCATCCTGACCTCATATGTTTGCATGTTTATGGCCATTCTAAAGATTCTCTCCACACAGGGAGGAATAaaagccttctccacctgtgcCTCACACATTACTGTGGTCTCTATGTTCTGTATTCCATGCATGGTCGTGTATATGAGGCCCGGCTCTGAAGCCTCCCCAGAGGATGACAAGAAGTTGGCCCTATTCTACAAtgtcatttctgcttttctcaaTCCCATCATCTATAACCTCTGGAATAAAGATGTGAAGAGGACTTTCCTCAAGTTAATTGGAATGAGTGAGGATGGTCAATAG